Proteins encoded within one genomic window of Thalassophryne amazonica chromosome 23, fThaAma1.1, whole genome shotgun sequence:
- the nat16 gene encoding histidine N-acetyltransferase isoform X2 codes for MILVPMLSSLGQQDNLPNDGVFLFTMKIDTSLTIPQLPEALSETGLQFAVATEEDFDEIMAMSQDIYGGLDYLPTRYTTWLQETNRTVILARKQGKVIALESVCVIDDGETMLVEGLRVAPQERGKGIASVLLRFCSELVRSKYPEVKVTRLTRDDQLGPKDFQKYRVITKQGILLVRFRAEDLKLRLSELGVNGDIRATLLTTHSSSNTPPVRLDPTSIHRLYVTTDLMQGVLPNATIIQDWQPFKPLSSNMTILLNKEIDWMVDDVSSPTVASLCTFPFRVPIGDDWFYLNIDMFGKDLDLARRQYLCHLQHHTASLKGHVMCQMFLDPPLWKPMADFCQDTLSVELVKGYTEQCVVESDVI; via the exons TTTCACAATGAAGATTGACACCAGCCTGACTATCCCCCAGCTGCCAGAGGCGCTGTCTGAGACTGGGCTTCAGTTTGCTGTAGCCACTGaagaggattttgatgaaatcatGGCTATGAGCCAGGACATCTATGGGGGCCTTGACTATCTGCCCACCAGATACACCACCTGGCTGCAGGAGACCAACCGTACAGTCATACTGGCCCGCAAACAGGGGAAAGTA ATTGCGCTGGAGTCCGTGTGTGTAATTGATGACGGGGAAACTATGCTGGTGGAAGGTCTTCGTGTCGCCCCCCAGGAACGGGGCAAGGGCATAGCAAGTGTTCTACTTCGCTTTTGCTCTGAGCTGGTCAGATCCAAATATCCAGAGGTCAAAGTTACTCGTCTGACCCGTGACGACCAACTCGGACCCAAGGACTTCCAGAAATATCGCGTTATAACCAAGCAG GGTATCTTACTGGTCCGTTTCAGGGCTGAAGATCTCAAACTCCGTCTCTCTGAGCTTGGTGTGAACGGAGACATTCGCGCCACTTTGTTGACGACCCATTCTTCCTCCAACACTCCTCCAGTGCGTCTCGACCCAACATCTATTCACCGACTCTATGTGACGACTGACCTCATGCAGGGAGTCCTTCCCAATGCCACCATCATTCAAGACTGGCAGCCATTCAAGCCCTTGTCCAGTAACATGACCATCCTGCTGAACAAGGAGATTGACTGGATGGTAGACGATGTTTCTAGCCCTACTGTGGCCAGCCTCTGTACTTTCCCCTTCAGGGTTCCCATTGGAGATGACTG GTTTTACCTGAACATCGACATGTTTGGCAAGGACCTGGATCTGGCTCGGCGACAGTACCTGTGCCACCTGCAGCACCACACCGCCAGCCTGAAGGGTCATGTGATGTGCCAGATGTTCCTGGACCCACCACTTTGGAAACCCATGGCCGACTTCTGCCAGGACACCTTGAGCGTGGAGCTGGTGAAGGGTTACACCGAGCAGTGTGTGGTTGAGTCAGATGTCATTTAG
- the nat16 gene encoding histidine N-acetyltransferase isoform X3, with amino-acid sequence MKIDTSLTIPQLPEALSETGLQFAVATEEDFDEIMAMSQDIYGGLDYLPTRYTTWLQETNRTVILARKQGKVIALESVCVIDDGETMLVEGLRVAPQERGKGIASVLLRFCSELVRSKYPEVKVTRLTRDDQLGPKDFQKYRVITKQGILLVRFRAEDLKLRLSELGVNGDIRATLLTTHSSSNTPPVRLDPTSIHRLYVTTDLMQGVLPNATIIQDWQPFKPLSSNMTILLNKEIDWMVDDVSSPTVASLCTFPFRVPIGDDWFYLNIDMFGKDLDLARRQYLCHLQHHTASLKGHVMCQMFLDPPLWKPMADFCQDTLSVELVKGYTEQCVVESDVI; translated from the exons ATGAAGATTGACACCAGCCTGACTATCCCCCAGCTGCCAGAGGCGCTGTCTGAGACTGGGCTTCAGTTTGCTGTAGCCACTGaagaggattttgatgaaatcatGGCTATGAGCCAGGACATCTATGGGGGCCTTGACTATCTGCCCACCAGATACACCACCTGGCTGCAGGAGACCAACCGTACAGTCATACTGGCCCGCAAACAGGGGAAAGTA ATTGCGCTGGAGTCCGTGTGTGTAATTGATGACGGGGAAACTATGCTGGTGGAAGGTCTTCGTGTCGCCCCCCAGGAACGGGGCAAGGGCATAGCAAGTGTTCTACTTCGCTTTTGCTCTGAGCTGGTCAGATCCAAATATCCAGAGGTCAAAGTTACTCGTCTGACCCGTGACGACCAACTCGGACCCAAGGACTTCCAGAAATATCGCGTTATAACCAAGCAG GGTATCTTACTGGTCCGTTTCAGGGCTGAAGATCTCAAACTCCGTCTCTCTGAGCTTGGTGTGAACGGAGACATTCGCGCCACTTTGTTGACGACCCATTCTTCCTCCAACACTCCTCCAGTGCGTCTCGACCCAACATCTATTCACCGACTCTATGTGACGACTGACCTCATGCAGGGAGTCCTTCCCAATGCCACCATCATTCAAGACTGGCAGCCATTCAAGCCCTTGTCCAGTAACATGACCATCCTGCTGAACAAGGAGATTGACTGGATGGTAGACGATGTTTCTAGCCCTACTGTGGCCAGCCTCTGTACTTTCCCCTTCAGGGTTCCCATTGGAGATGACTG GTTTTACCTGAACATCGACATGTTTGGCAAGGACCTGGATCTGGCTCGGCGACAGTACCTGTGCCACCTGCAGCACCACACCGCCAGCCTGAAGGGTCATGTGATGTGCCAGATGTTCCTGGACCCACCACTTTGGAAACCCATGGCCGACTTCTGCCAGGACACCTTGAGCGTGGAGCTGGTGAAGGGTTACACCGAGCAGTGTGTGGTTGAGTCAGATGTCATTTAG
- the nat16 gene encoding histidine N-acetyltransferase isoform X1: MILVPMLSSLGQQDNLPNDGVFLSFTMKIDTSLTIPQLPEALSETGLQFAVATEEDFDEIMAMSQDIYGGLDYLPTRYTTWLQETNRTVILARKQGKVIALESVCVIDDGETMLVEGLRVAPQERGKGIASVLLRFCSELVRSKYPEVKVTRLTRDDQLGPKDFQKYRVITKQGILLVRFRAEDLKLRLSELGVNGDIRATLLTTHSSSNTPPVRLDPTSIHRLYVTTDLMQGVLPNATIIQDWQPFKPLSSNMTILLNKEIDWMVDDVSSPTVASLCTFPFRVPIGDDWFYLNIDMFGKDLDLARRQYLCHLQHHTASLKGHVMCQMFLDPPLWKPMADFCQDTLSVELVKGYTEQCVVESDVI, encoded by the exons CAGTTTCACAATGAAGATTGACACCAGCCTGACTATCCCCCAGCTGCCAGAGGCGCTGTCTGAGACTGGGCTTCAGTTTGCTGTAGCCACTGaagaggattttgatgaaatcatGGCTATGAGCCAGGACATCTATGGGGGCCTTGACTATCTGCCCACCAGATACACCACCTGGCTGCAGGAGACCAACCGTACAGTCATACTGGCCCGCAAACAGGGGAAAGTA ATTGCGCTGGAGTCCGTGTGTGTAATTGATGACGGGGAAACTATGCTGGTGGAAGGTCTTCGTGTCGCCCCCCAGGAACGGGGCAAGGGCATAGCAAGTGTTCTACTTCGCTTTTGCTCTGAGCTGGTCAGATCCAAATATCCAGAGGTCAAAGTTACTCGTCTGACCCGTGACGACCAACTCGGACCCAAGGACTTCCAGAAATATCGCGTTATAACCAAGCAG GGTATCTTACTGGTCCGTTTCAGGGCTGAAGATCTCAAACTCCGTCTCTCTGAGCTTGGTGTGAACGGAGACATTCGCGCCACTTTGTTGACGACCCATTCTTCCTCCAACACTCCTCCAGTGCGTCTCGACCCAACATCTATTCACCGACTCTATGTGACGACTGACCTCATGCAGGGAGTCCTTCCCAATGCCACCATCATTCAAGACTGGCAGCCATTCAAGCCCTTGTCCAGTAACATGACCATCCTGCTGAACAAGGAGATTGACTGGATGGTAGACGATGTTTCTAGCCCTACTGTGGCCAGCCTCTGTACTTTCCCCTTCAGGGTTCCCATTGGAGATGACTG GTTTTACCTGAACATCGACATGTTTGGCAAGGACCTGGATCTGGCTCGGCGACAGTACCTGTGCCACCTGCAGCACCACACCGCCAGCCTGAAGGGTCATGTGATGTGCCAGATGTTCCTGGACCCACCACTTTGGAAACCCATGGCCGACTTCTGCCAGGACACCTTGAGCGTGGAGCTGGTGAAGGGTTACACCGAGCAGTGTGTGGTTGAGTCAGATGTCATTTAG